The following proteins come from a genomic window of Azospirillum humicireducens:
- a CDS encoding chloride channel protein encodes MPDNSASIDGVGENARAGNDPYAALDASAATTLSDRWNVRDSALAVVVLAGLVGGAVGLAVGSLHEAVLLLQALAFDLPVGEKLGQGAPDLLRTLGVPVAGGLLLGILSTLVRRWRPNDIVDAVEANALYGGKMSLIDSLRLTVTTALSNASGASVGMEAAYTQAGAGLASSLGQRLRLRRADLRMMVGCGAAAAIAAAYHAPLAGAFYAFELVLGGYTLAALAPVGAAAALGVAASALLTGGEVPLALGRPVEIAGWDYAACGVVGFLAGWLSILAMQAVTVAERGFRRLPVPRWMRPAVGGLMVGALALAVPAVMGSGPGAVPPELAGGALALALTLVAKILASAVSLGSGFRGGLFSASLFIGGLFGGLLSVATASLLPELGIDGGLLLLVGMGSVAAGVVGAPVTMVLLVLETTQDLWAASGVLIGVVLSTTVVRQAFGYSFATWRFHLRGVPIRGAYDIGWLSELTAFRLMRRDAKTVPAALTVEALRRLYPLGSTKTVFAVDESGRYAGLIDMSQVHDPDQDAAATETRVGTLASKADAVLMPGDDARTVLNRFGTAEVEALPVLSSPTDRRIIGYVTESFALRRYSQALERQRGEDLGERGIWGRD; translated from the coding sequence ATGCCGGACAATTCCGCCTCCATCGACGGCGTGGGCGAAAACGCCCGCGCCGGCAACGACCCTTATGCGGCGCTCGACGCCTCGGCAGCGACCACCCTGTCCGACCGCTGGAACGTGCGCGACAGCGCGCTGGCAGTGGTGGTTCTTGCCGGGCTGGTCGGCGGGGCGGTCGGACTGGCGGTCGGATCGCTGCACGAGGCGGTCCTGCTGCTCCAGGCGCTGGCCTTCGACCTGCCGGTGGGCGAGAAGCTGGGTCAGGGGGCGCCCGACCTGCTGAGGACGCTGGGCGTGCCGGTGGCGGGCGGGCTGCTGCTGGGCATCCTGTCGACGCTGGTGCGGCGCTGGCGGCCCAACGACATCGTCGACGCGGTGGAGGCGAACGCGCTCTACGGCGGGAAGATGTCGCTGATCGACAGCCTGCGCCTGACGGTGACCACCGCGCTGTCCAACGCGTCCGGCGCGTCGGTGGGCATGGAGGCGGCCTATACCCAGGCGGGCGCCGGTCTCGCCTCCTCCCTCGGGCAGCGGTTGCGGCTGCGCCGGGCCGATCTGCGCATGATGGTCGGCTGCGGGGCGGCGGCGGCCATCGCCGCAGCCTATCACGCGCCGCTGGCGGGCGCCTTCTATGCCTTCGAGCTGGTGCTGGGCGGCTACACGCTGGCGGCGCTGGCGCCGGTGGGTGCTGCGGCGGCGCTGGGGGTGGCGGCATCGGCCCTGCTGACCGGCGGCGAGGTGCCGCTGGCGCTCGGCCGGCCGGTGGAAATCGCCGGATGGGATTATGCCGCCTGCGGCGTCGTTGGCTTCCTGGCCGGCTGGCTCAGCATCCTCGCCATGCAGGCGGTGACGGTGGCGGAGCGCGGGTTCAGGCGCCTGCCGGTCCCGCGCTGGATGCGACCGGCGGTGGGCGGGCTGATGGTCGGCGCGCTGGCGCTGGCGGTGCCGGCGGTGATGGGCAGCGGCCCCGGCGCCGTGCCGCCGGAACTGGCGGGCGGCGCATTGGCTCTGGCCCTGACGCTGGTGGCGAAGATCCTGGCGTCGGCCGTGTCGCTGGGATCGGGTTTCCGCGGCGGCCTGTTCAGCGCCTCCCTGTTCATCGGCGGGCTGTTCGGCGGTCTGTTGAGCGTCGCGACGGCCAGCTTGCTGCCGGAACTGGGAATCGACGGCGGACTTCTGCTGCTGGTCGGGATGGGGTCGGTCGCCGCCGGCGTCGTCGGTGCGCCGGTCACCATGGTGTTGCTTGTGCTGGAGACGACGCAGGATCTCTGGGCGGCGTCGGGCGTGCTGATCGGCGTGGTGCTGTCCACCACCGTGGTGCGGCAGGCCTTCGGCTATTCCTTTGCCACCTGGCGCTTCCATCTGCGCGGCGTGCCGATCCGCGGCGCCTACGACATCGGCTGGCTGTCGGAGTTGACGGCCTTCCGGCTCATGCGGCGCGATGCCAAGACGGTGCCCGCCGCGCTGACGGTGGAGGCCTTGCGCCGCCTCTACCCGCTGGGCTCCACCAAGACGGTGTTCGCGGTCGATGAATCCGGTAGATATGCCGGACTGATCGACATGTCGCAGGTCCACGATCCCGACCAGGATGCGGCGGCCACCGAAACCCGCGTCGGCACGCTCGCCAGCAAGGCGGACGCCGTTCTGATGCCCGGCGACGACGCCCGCACCGTGCTGAACCGCTTCGGCACCGCTGAGGTGGAGGCGCTGCCGGTCCTGTCCTCGCCCACCGACCGGCGCATCATCGGCTATGTGACGGAGTCCTTCGCGTTGCGCCGCTATTCCCAGGCGTTGGAGCGCCAGCGCGGCGAGGACCTGGGCGAACGCGGGATTTGGGGGCGCGATTAG
- a CDS encoding DUF2628 domain-containing protein, whose amino-acid sequence MAQPSSATIFQNPSTGQTETVSNRSGVWAFLGGPFYFAAKGEWMHSAIHAVLTVVALLLWPSGALMLVGLWFGYACATPTILEARYKRLGWQRVSA is encoded by the coding sequence ATGGCGCAGCCGTCATCGGCCACGATCTTCCAGAATCCCTCGACCGGTCAGACGGAAACGGTGTCCAACAGGTCCGGTGTCTGGGCGTTCCTGGGCGGTCCCTTCTATTTCGCCGCCAAGGGCGAGTGGATGCACAGCGCGATCCATGCGGTTCTGACCGTCGTCGCCCTGCTGCTCTGGCCCAGCGGCGCTCTCATGCTGGTGGGGCTGTGGTTCGGCTATGCCTGCGCGACGCCGACCATTCTGGAAGCGCGCTACAAGCGGCTTGGCTGGCAGCGGGTCTCGGCCTGA
- a CDS encoding LysR family transcriptional regulator, giving the protein MSKPARSLAPIGDADIRLLRVFRTVVECGGFSAAEVELNISRAAISQHMADLERRLGLTLCRRGRAGFRLTDEGHLAYEASLRLLASTESFRSEIATVHGRLRGELNIGITDNLVTMPQMRVTHALRSLKQLAPEVRVNIRMIPPNEIERGVLDGQLHVGVVPVRRGLPGLAGLPLYQEESLLYCGDGHPLFDCAAAGLTREAVEAADAVAPTQAQLPHELNNTATATDREGVAFLILTGCYVGFLPTHYARQWVERGMMRALMPDTYHHALKFQVVTKKGAQPNLVLERFLDVLRGTGGEESVGAV; this is encoded by the coding sequence ATGAGCAAGCCAGCCCGGTCCCTGGCCCCCATCGGCGATGCCGACATCCGGCTGCTGCGCGTGTTCCGGACGGTGGTGGAGTGCGGCGGCTTTTCCGCTGCCGAGGTGGAGCTGAACATCAGCCGGGCGGCGATCAGCCAGCATATGGCGGACCTTGAGCGGCGGCTCGGGCTTACCCTCTGCCGGCGCGGGCGGGCCGGCTTCCGGCTGACCGACGAAGGGCATCTGGCCTATGAGGCGAGCTTGCGCCTGCTGGCCAGCACCGAGAGCTTCCGCAGCGAGATCGCCACCGTCCATGGCCGTCTGCGCGGTGAATTGAACATCGGCATCACCGACAACCTCGTCACAATGCCGCAGATGCGGGTGACCCACGCCCTGCGCAGCCTGAAGCAGCTGGCGCCCGAGGTTCGCGTCAACATCCGCATGATACCGCCCAACGAGATCGAGCGGGGCGTGCTGGACGGGCAACTGCATGTCGGCGTCGTGCCGGTCCGCCGTGGGTTGCCGGGACTGGCCGGTCTTCCGCTTTACCAGGAGGAGTCCCTGCTCTACTGCGGCGACGGCCATCCGCTGTTCGACTGTGCCGCCGCCGGATTGACGCGGGAAGCGGTCGAGGCCGCCGACGCCGTGGCGCCGACCCAGGCGCAGCTTCCCCACGAGCTGAACAACACCGCGACGGCGACCGACCGCGAGGGGGTGGCTTTTCTGATCCTCACCGGATGCTATGTCGGCTTTCTGCCGACCCATTACGCGCGGCAATGGGTCGAGCGTGGGATGATGCGGGCGCTGATGCCCGATACCTACCATCACGCCCTGAAATTCCAGGTGGTGACGAAGAAGGGCGCCCAGCCGAATCTGGTGCTGGAGCGGTTCCTGGATGTCCTGCGCGGAACCGGAGGCGAGGAAAGCGTGGGCGCGGTGTGA
- a CDS encoding aspartate aminotransferase family protein gives MAPLDNDHANALGQSLDKAAGLTREELDAYWMPFSGNRQFKNNPRMIVKAEGTWYWDAEGRKIYDSLSGLWCSGAGHCRREISEAVARQIAELDYSPAFQHGHPAAFKLAHKLASMTPAGLDHVFFVGSGSEAADTALKMARAYWRMKGQPAKTKLIGRSKGYHGVNFGGTSLGGIGGNRKLFGTGVDADHLPHTLLPQNLFVKGMPDEGAFLADALEELVVLHDASNIAAVIVEPLAGSAGVLPPPKGYLQRLREICDKHSILLIFDEVITGFGRMGAPFGADAFGVVPDIMNVAKGLTNGAVPMGAVVAKHDIYQAFMDNGGPDYMVEFPHGYTYSAHPVACAAGLAALDLFEREKLWEKAAALAPHFENLIHGLKGLKNVADIRNYGLTGAVTIASLPGEPARRPYEIGEKCWKAGYYVRFGGDTLQFGPHFYSEPADLDRLFDVVADAIQATA, from the coding sequence ATGGCCCCCCTGGACAACGATCATGCCAACGCTCTCGGCCAGTCCCTGGACAAGGCTGCCGGACTGACGCGCGAGGAACTCGACGCCTATTGGATGCCCTTCAGCGGCAACCGTCAGTTCAAGAACAACCCGCGCATGATCGTGAAGGCCGAGGGGACCTGGTACTGGGACGCCGAAGGCCGCAAGATCTACGACAGCCTGTCCGGCCTGTGGTGCAGCGGCGCCGGCCATTGCCGCCGCGAGATTTCCGAAGCGGTGGCCCGCCAGATCGCGGAGCTGGATTACAGCCCCGCCTTCCAGCACGGGCACCCGGCCGCCTTCAAGCTGGCGCACAAGCTGGCGTCGATGACCCCGGCCGGCCTCGACCATGTCTTCTTCGTCGGTTCGGGATCGGAAGCCGCCGACACCGCGCTGAAGATGGCGCGGGCCTATTGGCGGATGAAGGGCCAGCCGGCCAAGACCAAGCTGATCGGCCGGTCCAAGGGCTATCACGGCGTCAATTTCGGCGGCACCAGCCTGGGCGGCATCGGCGGCAACCGCAAGCTGTTCGGCACCGGCGTCGACGCCGACCACCTGCCCCACACCCTGCTGCCGCAAAATCTCTTCGTGAAGGGCATGCCGGACGAAGGCGCCTTCCTGGCCGACGCGCTGGAGGAACTGGTGGTGCTGCACGACGCCTCCAACATCGCCGCCGTGATCGTCGAGCCGCTGGCCGGCTCGGCCGGCGTGCTGCCGCCGCCGAAGGGCTACCTGCAGCGGCTGCGCGAGATCTGCGACAAGCACTCCATCCTGCTGATCTTCGATGAGGTCATCACCGGCTTCGGCCGCATGGGCGCCCCCTTCGGCGCCGATGCCTTCGGCGTGGTCCCGGACATCATGAACGTCGCCAAGGGCCTGACCAACGGCGCCGTCCCGATGGGGGCCGTCGTGGCCAAGCACGACATCTACCAGGCCTTCATGGACAATGGCGGCCCGGACTACATGGTGGAGTTCCCGCACGGCTATACCTATTCGGCCCATCCGGTCGCCTGCGCCGCCGGTCTGGCCGCGCTCGACCTCTTCGAGCGGGAGAAGCTGTGGGAGAAGGCGGCTGCGCTGGCGCCGCACTTCGAAAACCTGATCCACGGGCTGAAGGGGCTGAAGAACGTCGCCGACATCCGCAACTATGGCCTGACCGGCGCCGTCACAATCGCGTCGCTGCCGGGCGAACCGGCCCGCCGGCCCTATGAGATCGGCGAGAAGTGCTGGAAGGCCGGCTATTACGTACGCTTCGGCGGCGACACGCTTCAGTTCGGCCCGCATTTCTACAGCGAGCCCGCCGACCTCGACCGCCTGTTCGACGTCGTCGCCGACGCCATCCAGGCGACGGCGTAA